From a single Candidatus Woesearchaeota archaeon genomic region:
- a CDS encoding penicillin-insensitive murein endopeptidase: MTNKKYNLQRKITLSKDKLAVSVFMVLLLVVVMYAVFSIWAALLNISSFSHTVGDDAFALLQTYETGEKVLFYVDQVGEQTYRQSLFDLGKKGGFYQATPEQNKCGTYRGSSLWYAEPEYCFPEKEKEALAAIFAENMKQMLSFTPIDEVEEKSPDIKYNLFSQENKFLAITKDKIPIKSQPLQLLNQGLQSFAGFPDCNKPSSTTLQNTYGDGGRIWIPREAQCGGSFPIIILLHGQSNPGVFEGQKVYQTAEQLISARQVYPVILVEQYAKKEHWVNDNPWPVSKYNINDHVVEIEKQLAQYNIRIKHVSVLGHSAANCYSSGGLRTIARDRTLFLLGMLDPTCNTNVPAKQDPKQCPQVQDYGEPHIAAIEGKGTILVGVNGNKKCSDQISFPTMVGQTPEDIKSSKKIFDQERFIAAYKNPQLPYYNFQIHSDYYSHGNAIGIGFKEILLQFFKPELQQPFTMAIPEDYNGLKCRLTQFTVDSQSIGDTHSGSLANAAVMPASGDLPYISQYRFRETYYTTKEFAEIIERVACIMQANGYDKLRFNDLSKQQGGTIFKPSGKPAHVSHKSGRDGDFGFYYFPDAQAQQSKNQLVDVVNNPKGSPSLKLLEGTSRQMFDVKGNWILARTFVQVAEQQGTPITKIIADEILYNLLIDYGQKYEQDKTVFEKTKNALFPDTTDHDHFNHFHIRIKCPLNDKIGGTPCIDD, encoded by the coding sequence ATGACAAATAAAAAATATAACCTCCAGAGAAAAATAACCCTCAGCAAGGATAAGCTTGCAGTGAGCGTATTTATGGTGTTGTTATTAGTGGTAGTTATGTATGCAGTATTCTCAATATGGGCTGCATTATTAAACATAAGTTCGTTTTCCCATACTGTTGGCGATGATGCCTTTGCCCTTTTGCAAACCTATGAGACCGGAGAAAAAGTTTTGTTCTATGTTGATCAAGTAGGTGAACAAACGTATCGGCAATCATTATTTGATCTCGGGAAAAAAGGAGGTTTTTACCAAGCAACTCCCGAGCAAAATAAATGCGGTACTTACAGAGGTTCTTCACTCTGGTATGCAGAGCCAGAATATTGTTTTCCAGAAAAAGAAAAAGAGGCATTAGCTGCGATATTTGCTGAAAATATGAAACAAATGTTAAGCTTCACGCCTATTGATGAGGTTGAAGAGAAAAGCCCAGATATTAAATATAATTTATTCTCTCAAGAGAATAAATTCTTAGCAATTACTAAAGATAAAATCCCAATAAAATCACAACCTTTGCAATTGTTAAACCAAGGCTTGCAAAGCTTCGCTGGATTTCCTGATTGCAATAAACCATCCTCAACCACCCTCCAAAACACCTATGGTGATGGAGGCAGGATATGGATTCCGCGAGAAGCGCAGTGTGGAGGAAGTTTCCCGATTATTATTCTGCTCCATGGCCAAAGTAATCCTGGTGTTTTCGAAGGTCAGAAAGTATATCAAACAGCTGAGCAATTAATAAGTGCTCGGCAAGTCTATCCGGTTATTCTTGTCGAGCAATATGCAAAAAAAGAGCATTGGGTTAACGATAATCCATGGCCAGTAAGCAAGTATAATATTAATGATCATGTGGTAGAGATAGAAAAGCAGCTTGCTCAGTACAATATTCGGATTAAGCATGTTTCAGTGCTTGGCCACAGTGCAGCAAACTGTTATTCTTCAGGTGGTTTAAGAACCATCGCACGTGATAGAACGTTATTTTTACTAGGCATGCTTGACCCAACATGCAATACTAATGTTCCAGCAAAACAAGATCCGAAGCAATGCCCTCAAGTGCAGGATTACGGAGAACCTCACATTGCAGCTATCGAAGGCAAAGGCACTATTCTTGTTGGAGTAAATGGCAATAAAAAATGTTCTGATCAAATCTCATTTCCAACAATGGTTGGTCAAACTCCTGAAGATATTAAATCAAGTAAAAAAATATTTGATCAGGAGCGTTTTATAGCAGCCTACAAAAATCCGCAATTACCTTATTATAATTTTCAAATCCATTCGGATTATTACAGTCATGGCAATGCAATAGGTATTGGATTTAAAGAAATTCTATTGCAATTTTTCAAGCCAGAATTACAGCAGCCTTTTACGATGGCGATTCCAGAGGATTATAATGGTCTTAAATGCAGACTAACTCAATTTACTGTAGATTCTCAATCAATAGGTGATACGCATAGTGGGAGTTTAGCCAATGCAGCAGTGATGCCGGCAAGTGGCGACTTGCCGTATATTTCACAATATCGTTTTCGGGAAACGTATTACACTACTAAAGAATTTGCTGAAATTATTGAACGGGTGGCTTGTATCATGCAGGCAAATGGCTACGATAAATTGCGGTTTAATGATTTAAGCAAACAGCAAGGTGGCACTATATTTAAACCATCAGGTAAACCAGCGCATGTTTCTCATAAAAGCGGTCGTGACGGCGATTTCGGGTTTTATTATTTTCCTGATGCTCAGGCTCAACAATCAAAAAATCAACTTGTTGACGTAGTTAATAATCCAAAAGGAAGTCCTTCTTTAAAATTACTTGAAGGTACCAGCAGGCAAATGTTTGATGTTAAAGGCAATTGGATTTTAGCAAGAACTTTTGTGCAAGTAGCAGAACAACAAGGCACCCCTATCACAAAAATCATTGCTGATGAAATTCTTTATAATCTTTTAATTGATTACGGGCAGAAATATGAGCAGGATAAAACAGTATTTGAAAAAACGAAAAATGCTCTTTTTCCTGATACAACAGACCATGATCATTTTAATCACTTTCACATTCGTATTAAATGTCCTTTAAACGATAAAATAGGTGGAACTCCATGCATAGACGATTAA